One segment of Methanothermobacter sp. DNA contains the following:
- the sucD gene encoding succinate--CoA ligase subunit alpha — translation MILLDEDTRCLVQGITGKQGSFHTEQMLEYGTSIVAGVTPGKGGQEFLGLGVYNSVEEVREEMDVNASIIFVPAPFAKDAAFESIRHLDLVVIITEHIPVHDSMQIMEYAERMGKTVIGPNTPGIITPGVGKLGIMPTNIFTEGNIGIVSRSGTLTYEFAAQLTEAGFGQSTCVGIGGDPVTGLGFVDVLERFEEDPQTDAVVLIGEIGGDAEERAAEYIGDHMSKPVFAFISGSTAPPGKRMGHAGAIIEGGAGTAQSKREALESAGAVVVDRPSAIVRELRRMEGAL, via the coding sequence ATGATACTGCTTGATGAGGATACCAGATGCCTGGTTCAGGGCATAACAGGTAAACAGGGATCATTCCATACAGAACAGATGCTTGAATACGGAACAAGTATAGTGGCCGGTGTCACACCCGGTAAGGGTGGGCAGGAGTTCCTTGGCCTCGGCGTGTACAACTCGGTTGAGGAGGTCAGGGAGGAGATGGATGTCAATGCATCCATAATCTTCGTACCTGCACCCTTTGCCAAGGACGCGGCCTTTGAGTCCATAAGGCACCTTGACCTTGTGGTTATAATAACAGAGCACATACCGGTCCACGACTCAATGCAGATAATGGAATACGCTGAAAGGATGGGTAAGACAGTCATAGGGCCCAACACTCCTGGCATAATAACTCCCGGTGTTGGTAAACTGGGTATAATGCCCACAAACATCTTCACCGAGGGCAACATAGGGATAGTCTCAAGGAGCGGGACACTCACCTATGAATTCGCTGCCCAGCTCACAGAAGCGGGCTTCGGCCAGAGCACCTGTGTCGGGATAGGAGGCGACCCTGTAACGGGCCTTGGATTTGTGGATGTCCTTGAGAGGTTTGAGGAGGACCCCCAGACAGACGCAGTTGTCCTAATAGGTGAAATAGGTGGAGACGCAGAGGAGAGGGCCGCAGAGTACATAGGTGACCACATGTCAAAGCCGGTCTTTGCCTTCATCTCAGGCTCAACTGCACCTCCAGGTAAGAGGATGGGCCATGCAGGGGCCATCATAGAGGGAGGTGCAGGAACAGCGCAGAGTAAAAGGGAGGCCCTTGAATCCGCAGGCGCTGTGGTTGTTGACAGGCCATCCGCCATAGTCAGGGAACTCAGGCGCATGGAGGGGGCTCTCTGA
- the hmgA gene encoding hydroxymethylglutaryl-CoA reductase (NADPH), translating into MSLMDDLLEGKIKLYEIERHVPVDEAVRIRREFIERVSGARLEHVSHYTIDMDRASRRNIENPIGAVQIPLGVAGPLRVRGEYADGEYYVPLATSEGALVASVNRGCSVITGAGGASVRITGDSMTRAPVIRTGSAAEALNLREWIQENIDAIREEAESTTRHGKLIKIDPIIVAGPYVYPRFVYTTGDSMGMNMVTIATEKALELLTEETGAHVIALSGNLCTDKKPASINLVEGRGKSISAEVTVPGEMVERVLKTTPEAVVEVNTAKNLLGSALAGSMGFNAHYANIIGAIFLATGQDEAHIVEGSLGVTVAEEKNGDLYFSVNLPDVPLATVGGGTGLETASECLDIMGVRGSGGVHEFAEIVGGAVLAGELSLMGALAAGHLARAHSELGRG; encoded by the coding sequence ATGTCACTCATGGATGACCTCCTTGAGGGTAAGATAAAACTCTATGAAATTGAAAGGCACGTACCTGTTGATGAGGCTGTCAGGATAAGAAGGGAGTTCATTGAGAGGGTCTCAGGGGCCAGGCTTGAGCATGTATCCCACTATACAATTGACATGGATAGGGCGTCAAGGAGGAACATTGAAAACCCCATAGGCGCCGTTCAGATCCCCCTGGGGGTCGCCGGCCCACTGAGGGTTAGGGGTGAATATGCAGACGGCGAGTACTATGTACCCCTTGCAACCTCAGAGGGTGCACTGGTGGCCTCCGTGAACAGGGGTTGCTCGGTGATCACAGGGGCGGGGGGTGCATCTGTAAGGATAACAGGTGACTCTATGACAAGGGCCCCCGTTATAAGGACTGGTTCTGCTGCTGAGGCTTTAAATCTCAGGGAATGGATCCAGGAGAACATTGATGCCATCAGGGAGGAGGCTGAGTCAACAACGAGGCACGGAAAACTCATAAAGATAGACCCGATTATCGTGGCGGGGCCCTACGTTTACCCCAGGTTCGTCTACACAACAGGGGATAGCATGGGGATGAACATGGTCACCATAGCCACAGAGAAGGCCCTTGAACTCCTCACAGAGGAGACAGGTGCCCATGTGATTGCCCTGAGTGGAAACCTCTGCACCGATAAGAAACCCGCATCCATAAACCTGGTTGAGGGCCGGGGTAAGAGCATCAGTGCAGAGGTAACTGTACCGGGGGAGATGGTTGAGAGGGTCCTCAAGACAACACCAGAGGCTGTTGTTGAGGTTAACACCGCAAAGAACCTCCTGGGATCAGCCCTCGCTGGAAGCATGGGATTCAATGCCCACTACGCCAACATAATAGGCGCCATATTCCTTGCAACGGGACAGGATGAGGCCCACATTGTTGAGGGTAGCCTTGGGGTTACCGTTGCAGAGGAGAAAAACGGCGACCTTTACTTCTCAGTTAACCTCCCTGATGTGCCCCTTGCAACTGTTGGGGGTGGCACGGGACTTGAGACGGCATCCGAGTGCCTTGATATCATGGGTGTCCGGGGTTCAGGGGGTGTCCATGAGTTTGCAGAGATCGTGGGGGGTGCTGTCCTTGCAGGTGAACTATCCCTCATGGGCGCCCTCGCAGCCGGCCACCTTGCACGTGCACACAGTGAACTGGGGAGGGGTTAG
- the aroD gene encoding type I 3-dehydroquinate dehydratase, with protein sequence METMICVPIFERTYEAVIESAERAIEAGADILELRIDALKGASGAEVKGVIEDIDFPVIATNRSPEEGGDFSGTESERIELLSSAAEVARYVDVELSTDPEYIERVTAVAAGSIISYHNFTGTPSLEALLRIVRMEKEFGDIAKVAVMPRNLADTLVVLQLLSVEDNTIAISMGEAGKYTRVAAALFGAPITFASADRSTAPGQMDVRITRTMIDELMPED encoded by the coding sequence ATGGAAACCATGATCTGTGTCCCCATCTTTGAGAGGACATATGAAGCTGTTATCGAATCCGCAGAAAGGGCCATAGAAGCAGGAGCCGATATCCTGGAGCTCAGAATAGATGCCCTCAAAGGGGCATCGGGGGCTGAGGTGAAAGGTGTCATAGAGGATATTGACTTTCCTGTAATAGCAACAAACAGGTCCCCGGAGGAGGGAGGTGACTTCAGTGGCACCGAATCTGAGAGGATAGAACTCCTGAGCTCCGCTGCCGAGGTTGCCCGCTATGTTGATGTTGAACTCAGCACCGACCCTGAGTACATCGAGAGGGTCACGGCAGTTGCCGCTGGGAGCATCATATCCTACCATAACTTCACAGGGACACCATCACTTGAGGCCCTCCTGAGGATAGTCCGGATGGAGAAGGAATTCGGGGACATTGCAAAGGTGGCTGTTATGCCCCGGAACCTGGCGGACACCCTCGTGGTTCTTCAGCTGCTCTCGGTGGAGGATAATACAATAGCAATATCCATGGGGGAAGCCGGGAAATACACGAGGGTCGCAGCCGCCCTCTTCGGTGCTCCAATAACCTTTGCATCAGCGGACCGTTCAACAGCACCAGGACAGATGGACGTCCGTATCACCAGGACAATGATTGATGAACTCATGCCGGAGGATTGA
- a CDS encoding S24/S26 family peptidase, translated as MKKVLIILAVLVIAFAGAFYYTENAHSVDITIKTDGVNITVEADTIFLQKAPPEMEQKIGEYMADVINDPDSTVETIKANVTDIARSYGYSKVDVTIESQFGVDQLPMPAVVSGDSMYPTLRDGQELIVLKTDDYKVGDIVIAKHPEYGLIVKRVGKIEPTRVYLMSDNKKVERIYTPTSVIVRTPLNTWVPRSAIVGVVKK; from the coding sequence ATGAAGAAGGTTCTGATTATCCTTGCAGTGCTTGTCATCGCTTTTGCAGGTGCATTTTACTATACTGAGAACGCCCATTCGGTTGACATCACAATAAAGACTGACGGGGTTAACATCACGGTTGAGGCAGACACCATATTCCTCCAGAAAGCTCCACCTGAGATGGAGCAGAAGATCGGTGAATACATGGCGGACGTCATTAACGACCCTGACAGCACCGTTGAGACAATAAAGGCCAATGTTACAGATATAGCAAGGAGTTACGGCTACAGTAAGGTTGATGTGACCATTGAGTCACAGTTCGGTGTTGATCAGCTCCCCATGCCAGCCGTTGTGAGCGGTGACTCAATGTACCCGACACTAAGGGATGGGCAGGAACTCATAGTGCTCAAGACAGACGACTACAAGGTGGGGGATATAGTTATAGCCAAGCACCCAGAGTATGGCCTTATAGTGAAGAGGGTGGGTAAGATAGAGCCCACCAGGGTGTACCTCATGAGTGACAACAAGAAGGTTGAGCGCATCTACACACCAACATCGGTGATTGTCAGGACGCCCCTCAACACATGGGTCCCAAGGTCGGCCATTGTGGGTGTTGTGAAGAAGTAA